In one Neobacillus sp. CF12 genomic region, the following are encoded:
- a CDS encoding sigma 54-interacting transcriptional regulator, translating into MNIQTGLVVDEVKKVFKQVKTDNEIESEFQIIGLDKSYICHYDPFLGEVVVDIGRAINLPHDLTLLHKTTCYDDRDIGIPKDGKFEYLYSSPINLELETKYVLICTSHESHDSFTLLILEMLANFISARIETHVKLQEIFLMNEHMKQITETVSAGSLSLDKFGTILLLNEVGAEMLGLTTDEVLGKSISEVLDNQSFSLDVLKTRKPILDKEIKIKINKGQYYFLFSSVPLYDNLNEPIGVLFHFKDIRKEVEMIVNSKSFFHFDDIIYQCEEMEDLIQLAKKAALQDSSILIEGESGTGKELIAQSIHNYSSRSKKPFIVIDCSAIPRNLVESELFGYEEGSFTGSHKGGRMGKFERANGGTVFLDEIGEMPLEIQSKLLRVIQSRSITRVGGHEPIPINIRIIAATNRNLAHEVSEGSFRHDLYYRLNVINLFVPALRDRKGDLPLLVHKLMEKTAKREKRDVPNLSDRIMRVLETYAWPGNIRELENTMERAVILANGEIDYQQLPKRLLETENRNESSTPVKTEPFISHTGQKLKTVMEKQLIINALKELKGNKSKVAKKLGIARSTLYEKMYHYELL; encoded by the coding sequence ATGAATATTCAGACTGGTCTTGTGGTGGACGAGGTCAAAAAGGTTTTTAAGCAAGTTAAAACTGATAATGAAATAGAATCAGAGTTTCAAATTATTGGATTGGATAAATCTTATATTTGTCATTATGACCCTTTTCTAGGTGAGGTAGTTGTGGATATTGGGAGAGCAATAAACCTACCCCATGATTTGACCTTACTCCACAAAACGACATGCTATGATGACCGAGACATCGGAATACCTAAGGACGGCAAATTCGAATATCTATACTCCTCACCGATTAATCTAGAATTAGAAACAAAATACGTTCTTATTTGCACCTCACATGAAAGCCATGACTCATTTACGCTTCTTATCTTAGAAATGTTGGCAAATTTTATTAGCGCACGGATCGAAACACATGTAAAACTGCAGGAAATATTTTTAATGAACGAGCATATGAAACAGATAACAGAAACGGTAAGTGCAGGCAGTTTATCACTTGATAAATTCGGAACCATTTTATTACTCAATGAAGTTGGAGCAGAAATGCTTGGTTTAACAACAGATGAAGTTTTAGGAAAGTCTATTTCTGAGGTGTTGGATAATCAGTCATTTTCTTTAGATGTCTTAAAAACGAGGAAGCCAATTCTAGATAAAGAAATAAAAATAAAAATTAATAAGGGTCAATATTATTTCTTATTTTCTTCTGTTCCCCTTTATGATAACTTGAATGAACCGATTGGAGTCCTCTTTCATTTTAAGGATATTAGAAAAGAAGTAGAAATGATTGTAAACAGTAAGAGCTTTTTTCACTTTGACGATATTATTTATCAATGTGAAGAAATGGAGGACTTAATCCAATTAGCTAAAAAAGCTGCATTGCAGGACTCGAGTATCTTAATTGAAGGCGAAAGTGGAACAGGGAAAGAACTGATTGCCCAATCCATACATAATTACAGCAGTCGGTCAAAAAAGCCATTTATTGTGATTGATTGTTCCGCCATACCTAGGAATCTAGTGGAAAGTGAGTTGTTTGGCTATGAAGAAGGTTCCTTTACCGGTTCACACAAAGGGGGAAGAATGGGAAAATTCGAACGTGCCAACGGTGGGACTGTTTTTCTCGATGAAATTGGAGAAATGCCATTAGAGATTCAATCCAAACTTCTCCGTGTTATTCAAAGCAGGTCCATTACGAGAGTGGGCGGACACGAACCGATTCCGATTAATATCAGGATCATTGCGGCTACAAATCGTAATTTGGCGCATGAAGTATCGGAAGGCAGTTTTCGACATGATTTGTACTATCGATTAAATGTTATAAACTTGTTTGTTCCTGCTTTACGTGACCGTAAAGGGGATCTTCCATTACTTGTTCATAAATTGATGGAAAAGACGGCCAAACGTGAAAAAAGGGATGTTCCCAATCTTTCGGACCGAATCATGAGAGTTCTTGAAACCTATGCTTGGCCGGGGAATATTAGGGAACTGGAGAATACCATGGAACGTGCAGTTATCCTTGCAAATGGAGAAATTGACTATCAGCAGCTGCCAAAACGATTGCTGGAGACAGAAAATAGGAACGAGTCTTCCACACCTGTTAAAACCGAACCTTTTATTAGCCATACAGGCCAAAAGCTAAAGACTGTCATGGAAAAGCAATTAATTATCAATGCCCTTAAAGAGTTAAAAGGAAACAAAAGCAAAGTGGCAAAAAAACTTGGAATCGCCAGATCGACCTTATATGAAAAAATGTATCATTATGAATTACTCTAG
- a CDS encoding LysE family transporter yields MNIVAFLSYVIITSITPGPSNILMMNEGRRFGFLASWKFNSGILAGFAVLGILSGVFTTSLYKWIPLVEPYFKIAGATYLLYLAWKVGLHKSSGKDTSNVKSSFLSGFIFQLINVKSILFFLTVMSAFILPFYNSYKSIGSYLTLAIFLGWIALLLWSGFGSIFKKFFFKYDKSFRFIMSLLLIYSAASILI; encoded by the coding sequence ATGAATATAGTAGCGTTTCTTTCGTATGTAATTATTACATCAATTACACCAGGTCCAAGTAACATCTTAATGATGAATGAAGGAAGGAGATTTGGTTTTTTAGCGTCGTGGAAATTCAATAGCGGAATCTTGGCAGGGTTTGCGGTACTAGGAATTTTGAGCGGAGTATTTACAACAAGTTTATACAAATGGATACCTTTAGTAGAGCCATATTTTAAAATAGCTGGTGCTACATATTTGCTCTACTTGGCATGGAAGGTGGGCTTGCACAAAAGTTCAGGGAAAGATACTAGTAACGTGAAATCTTCTTTCTTATCTGGATTTATCTTTCAGCTCATAAATGTCAAAAGCATTTTGTTTTTTTTAACAGTAATGAGTGCTTTTATATTGCCGTTTTATAATTCTTATAAATCAATTGGTTCTTACTTAACTTTAGCGATTTTTCTAGGGTGGATAGCGCTACTTTTGTGGTCAGGGTTTGGCTCGATTTTTAAGAAATTCTTTTTTAAATATGACAAGTCATTTCGATTTATTATGAGTTTGTTGTTGATATATTCAGCGGCAAGTATTCTTATTTAA
- a CDS encoding sigma 54-interacting transcriptional regulator has product MAELNQVVIDYFQKVCNSIGNYETGISKIILLSNLYTYQCHYNVQEREIECNGDSFNWMKPVKWKEYFNSNSFSCGDTQSEWIYIRPISHNGEDKYFLTIIYPESNNKKILQILDLLAKQISYQLVTQPNLKSLFLQSRYQKQITNTIDEGYLTVDKNGIITFINQTGTNMLGIDINDLTGHPLGDVLPNFKPSPLETLHTKENWVNREVFFDLPKGKTHIIFSVIPMFENGLPVGIVITFKEMKIILKKLESLVSIKPIFQFEDLIYRSRAMQELVKTAKVAAKTESNILIEGESGTGKELIAQAIHNHSQRNGKPFIVIDCSSIPRDLVESELFGYVDGAFTGARKGGRLGKFEVANGGTVFLDEIGEMPLEIQVKLLRVLQNRTITRVGGHDPIPCNVRIIAATNRNLEAEVESENFRLDLYYRLNVLQLTVPPLKEREGDIPLLTKTLVEVAANRTNRYSPTIPMETMNILERYSWPGNIRELENIIERAILIAHDVIEPEHLPKYILNAALLSVKRKSEQPLSINPSANNVNSFRAMEKELIINTLKNVNGNKSLAARKLGISRSNLYEKIAKYHIETINVYE; this is encoded by the coding sequence ATGGCAGAATTAAACCAAGTTGTAATCGATTATTTTCAAAAAGTTTGCAACTCAATTGGGAATTATGAAACTGGAATATCAAAAATCATCCTTCTAAGCAATCTGTATACATACCAATGCCATTACAATGTTCAGGAAAGGGAAATAGAATGTAATGGAGATTCCTTTAACTGGATGAAACCGGTAAAGTGGAAAGAATATTTCAATTCCAATTCTTTTTCGTGCGGAGATACCCAATCGGAATGGATTTATATTCGGCCGATTTCACATAATGGCGAGGATAAATACTTTTTGACCATTATTTACCCAGAAAGTAATAATAAGAAAATACTTCAAATTCTAGATCTCCTTGCGAAACAGATAAGCTATCAACTAGTGACCCAGCCAAATCTTAAATCCCTATTTTTGCAAAGTAGATATCAAAAGCAGATAACGAACACCATCGATGAAGGCTATTTGACTGTTGATAAAAATGGAATCATTACCTTTATTAACCAAACAGGGACAAACATGCTAGGTATTGATATAAATGATCTAACAGGCCATCCTCTCGGTGATGTTTTGCCTAACTTTAAGCCATCACCACTTGAAACTTTACATACAAAGGAAAATTGGGTCAATCGCGAGGTGTTTTTTGACTTACCAAAGGGTAAGACTCATATAATTTTTTCTGTTATTCCTATGTTTGAAAATGGGTTACCTGTTGGAATTGTCATTACCTTTAAAGAAATGAAAATCATATTGAAAAAATTGGAGAGTTTAGTCAGCATTAAACCCATTTTTCAATTCGAAGATCTAATATATAGAAGTCGTGCCATGCAGGAATTGGTAAAAACGGCAAAAGTCGCGGCCAAAACAGAGTCCAATATTTTAATAGAAGGTGAGAGCGGTACAGGAAAAGAATTAATCGCCCAGGCGATACATAATCATAGCCAGCGGAATGGTAAACCGTTTATTGTTATTGACTGTTCTTCAATACCAAGAGATTTAGTAGAAAGTGAGTTGTTCGGCTATGTTGATGGGGCTTTTACAGGTGCCCGTAAAGGCGGAAGGCTCGGAAAGTTTGAAGTAGCCAATGGGGGCACGGTGTTTCTCGATGAAATTGGGGAAATGCCCTTAGAAATTCAAGTGAAATTGTTGCGTGTTCTTCAAAACCGTACGATCACAAGGGTTGGCGGGCACGACCCCATCCCATGTAACGTCAGAATTATCGCCGCAACAAACAGAAATCTCGAGGCAGAAGTTGAAAGCGAAAATTTTCGTTTAGACCTTTATTACCGATTAAATGTCCTACAGCTCACTGTCCCGCCATTAAAAGAAAGAGAGGGAGACATTCCCTTATTGACCAAAACATTGGTTGAAGTTGCGGCCAATCGAACAAACCGTTATTCACCAACGATCCCTATGGAAACGATGAACATACTTGAACGGTATTCATGGCCGGGAAATATAAGAGAATTAGAGAATATCATCGAAAGAGCAATCCTAATCGCTCATGATGTGATTGAGCCTGAACATTTACCAAAATATATTCTTAATGCTGCTCTATTAAGTGTAAAGAGAAAGTCAGAACAGCCGTTATCGATAAATCCTTCCGCTAATAATGTGAATTCTTTTAGAGCGATGGAAAAGGAGTTAATTATTAATACCCTCAAAAATGTGAATGGGAATAAAAGTTTAGCTGCGCGAAAATTAGGGATATCCCGTTCGAACTTGTACGAAAAAATAGCTAAATATCATATCGAAACTATAAATGTATATGAATAG
- a CDS encoding aromatic acid/H+ symport family MFS transporter, with protein MKTINSTEVIANSKFNRFHLGLLLWSFIIILFDGYDLVVYGTVVPSLIEEWNLSSVEAGAIGTYGLFGMMFGAIFFGTLADRIGRKNVIAITLVLFSLFTFLCGFAKTPTSFSTFRFLAGLGLGGIMPNVIALLTDYAPKTMRSMIVSIVLCGYSVGGILAPLIGIFLMPTFGWESIFWFAGFPLLILPIMYKQLPETASYLIRTGKKEKLIATLSKVSPESHFSLNDEIIDLKIQESKVPIIGLFKEKRAFSTVMFWTAFFSCLLMVYGLNTWLPKLMMEAGYGLSSSLGFLIALQGGAIIGTLIIGRLCDKYGSKKMLVPMYASGAVALTLLGFGGNTLVIYLLVAIAGAATIGAQNIVQAYVSQYYPPSIRSTALGMASGVGRIGGMLGPLLGGFLLSVSLPIHLNFIAFAIPGLIAAAALSMVPLKNAYQNKNVAEDASIKVHVS; from the coding sequence ATGAAAACAATTAATTCTACCGAAGTTATCGCTAACAGCAAATTTAACCGCTTTCATTTAGGGTTACTATTATGGAGTTTTATCATTATCTTATTTGATGGTTATGATTTGGTCGTCTATGGAACAGTTGTACCTAGCTTGATAGAGGAATGGAATCTTTCATCGGTAGAAGCCGGAGCAATCGGAACCTATGGGTTATTTGGGATGATGTTTGGGGCAATCTTTTTCGGTACTTTAGCTGACCGTATTGGCAGGAAGAACGTGATTGCGATAACCTTAGTACTGTTTAGTTTATTTACATTCCTTTGCGGCTTTGCCAAAACCCCTACTTCGTTCTCAACCTTTCGTTTCTTAGCTGGATTAGGTTTGGGAGGAATCATGCCAAATGTTATTGCACTATTAACAGATTACGCTCCTAAGACGATGAGAAGTATGATTGTAAGTATCGTTTTATGTGGTTATTCTGTTGGGGGGATTCTTGCTCCCTTAATAGGGATATTCTTAATGCCAACTTTCGGATGGGAATCAATCTTCTGGTTTGCGGGTTTTCCACTATTAATATTGCCTATTATGTATAAACAACTGCCTGAAACAGCCAGTTATCTGATCCGTACAGGTAAAAAAGAAAAATTGATTGCAACCCTTTCTAAAGTAAGTCCAGAATCGCATTTTAGTCTAAATGATGAGATTATCGACTTAAAAATACAAGAATCAAAGGTTCCTATCATAGGATTATTTAAGGAGAAACGAGCCTTCAGTACGGTTATGTTTTGGACAGCATTTTTCAGTTGTTTATTGATGGTTTATGGTTTGAATACTTGGCTTCCTAAATTGATGATGGAAGCAGGATATGGATTAAGTTCAAGTTTAGGCTTTCTCATTGCCCTCCAAGGCGGAGCCATTATCGGGACACTGATAATCGGACGACTTTGTGATAAATACGGTTCAAAAAAAATGCTTGTTCCGATGTACGCCTCAGGCGCCGTGGCTCTGACACTCCTTGGATTTGGAGGAAATACGTTAGTAATTTATCTGTTAGTAGCCATTGCCGGAGCTGCAACCATTGGTGCTCAAAATATTGTTCAGGCGTATGTTTCTCAGTACTATCCGCCATCTATTAGATCTACAGCATTAGGGATGGCTTCTGGAGTCGGCAGGATCGGCGGTATGCTTGGTCCCCTTTTAGGAGGATTCCTATTATCCGTTTCTTTACCTATTCACTTAAACTTTATCGCCTTTGCGATTCCTGGCTTAATTGCAGCCGCTGCTCTCTCGATGGTGCCGTTAAAAAATGCTTATCAAAATAAAAACGTTGCCGAAGATGCATCCATTAAAGTTCATGTAAGTTAA
- a CDS encoding LysR family transcriptional regulator: MEIRHLLTFMTIVEIGSYTGAASKLGYTQSTITSHIQALEHEIGGELFTYVKRKLQLTHIGRELIPLAEDLLTTHEQIKNMRCTQEIKGVLKVAAPESLTISRLGPIIRECSLKYPHVKLILSNGTCGQNQIDLITGRVDVAFMVYPEIKPEKCLHYSLFEEEIVLVGSNDGLAHFDDYKRNQTNQFFITNEEGCSYRAMFEKYLLKHDIYNFQTMELWSIEAIKKIVMSGIGFSVLPYITVKEEVESGKLKIISHNEKFESIYSHMLIKKKKWLSPAVEAFIELVLNSTTEINKEMSIQIM, from the coding sequence ATGGAAATTAGACATCTATTAACATTTATGACTATTGTAGAAATAGGAAGTTATACAGGGGCTGCTTCGAAGTTAGGTTATACTCAATCTACGATTACTTCTCATATACAGGCGCTTGAACATGAAATTGGCGGAGAGTTGTTTACTTATGTAAAAAGGAAGTTACAGCTTACTCATATAGGTAGAGAACTAATACCTCTAGCCGAAGATTTACTAACTACTCATGAACAGATAAAGAACATGCGATGCACCCAAGAGATTAAGGGAGTATTAAAAGTGGCTGCACCAGAGTCACTGACTATTTCAAGATTAGGTCCAATAATCAGAGAGTGTTCGTTAAAGTATCCTCATGTCAAACTAATACTAAGTAACGGTACATGCGGGCAAAACCAAATTGACCTAATAACTGGACGGGTAGATGTTGCTTTTATGGTCTATCCAGAAATAAAACCGGAAAAATGCTTACATTATTCACTTTTTGAGGAGGAAATCGTCCTTGTGGGTAGTAATGATGGTCTGGCGCATTTTGACGATTATAAAAGAAATCAAACTAACCAATTTTTTATTACTAATGAAGAAGGTTGTAGTTATAGGGCAATGTTTGAAAAATATCTCTTAAAGCATGATATATACAACTTTCAAACAATGGAGTTATGGAGTATAGAAGCTATTAAAAAGATTGTTATGAGTGGAATTGGATTTTCTGTATTACCTTACATTACGGTTAAAGAAGAAGTGGAAAGTGGAAAACTAAAAATCATCAGTCACAATGAAAAGTTCGAGTCGATTTATTCACATATGCTGATAAAAAAGAAAAAGTGGTTATCCCCAGCAGTAGAAGCATTTATTGAACTTGTTTTAAATTCGACTACTGAAATTAATAAAGAAATGTCTATTCAAATAATGTAA